A window of the Gloeocapsa sp. DLM2.Bin57 genome harbors these coding sequences:
- a CDS encoding glycosyltransferase family 1 protein — MDIFIFLEIFSSEGGIQSYVQDVLQAYLSLTPSRGGKVFLLRDGVGVNNPLEGKSLEFHYLKTNSARQDRLSLAYLLLKSLIKGKAKQVYCGHINLAALIASLCLPLGIPYTVLTYGKEVWQPLPLFKRLALTQAKEIWTISRYSRDRLCTANGINPQQVKIIPCVVDGDRFSPGAKSSLLLDKYNLRDSKVIMTVARLWSGDIYKGVDVTIRALPLILPYVPNLKYLVIGRGDDQPRLARLAQDLGVAKQVIFAGFIPATELPDYYRLADAYIMPSQEGFGIVYLEALATGIPVVAGDSDGSADPLQDGLLGWRVPYRDPQAVAKACLEVLQGGDRRCQSEWLREQTLAKYSLSTLSKLLP, encoded by the coding sequence ATGGATATTTTTATCTTTTTAGAAATCTTTAGCAGTGAGGGAGGGATACAATCCTATGTACAGGATGTGTTGCAAGCTTATCTCTCTTTGACTCCTAGTCGTGGTGGTAAAGTTTTCTTACTCAGAGATGGGGTGGGAGTTAATAACCCCTTAGAAGGGAAATCTCTAGAGTTTCATTACTTGAAAACTAATTCTGCGCGTCAAGATCGCTTATCCTTAGCTTATCTATTGTTAAAAAGTTTAATTAAAGGGAAAGCAAAACAAGTCTATTGTGGTCATATTAATTTAGCTGCGCTTATTGCTAGTCTCTGTTTACCCTTGGGGATACCCTACACCGTTTTAACCTATGGTAAGGAAGTGTGGCAACCTTTACCTCTATTCAAGCGTCTGGCTTTGACTCAAGCTAAGGAAATCTGGACAATTAGTCGCTATAGTCGCGATCGCCTTTGTACAGCTAATGGGATTAATCCTCAACAGGTTAAAATTATACCCTGTGTGGTAGATGGCGATCGTTTTTCTCCCGGGGCAAAATCTAGTTTACTGTTAGATAAATATAACCTGAGAGATAGTAAAGTAATTATGACTGTAGCGCGTCTTTGGTCAGGAGATATTTATAAAGGAGTTGATGTCACCATTCGCGCTTTACCCTTGATTTTACCATATGTTCCTAACCTTAAGTATCTGGTCATTGGTAGGGGGGATGATCAGCCACGTCTAGCGCGTTTAGCCCAAGATTTAGGAGTAGCTAAGCAAGTAATTTTTGCGGGTTTTATCCCTGCTACTGAGTTACCCGATTATTATCGTCTCGCTGATGCTTATATTATGCCTTCTCAAGAAGGTTTTGGCATAGTTTATTTAGAAGCTTTAGCCACAGGAATTCCCGTTGTTGCAGGTGACTCTGATGGTTCAGCTGATCCTCTTCAAGATGGTTTATTAGGTTGGCGAGTTCCCTACCGCGATCCTCAAGCTGTAGCTAAAGCTTGCTTAGAGGTTTTGCAGGGAGGCGATCGCCGTTGTCAGAGTGAATGGTTAAGAGAACAAACTCTAGCTAAGTATAGTTTGAGCACTTTAAGTAAACTGTTACCATAA
- a CDS encoding photosystem I assembly protein Ycf3: protein MPRTQRNDNFIDKSFTVMADILLKILPTNKQSKEAFAYYRDGMSAQAEGEYAEALQNYEEALKLEEDANDRSYILYNIGLIHSSNGEHEKALGYYHEAIELNPKMPQALNNIAVVYHYQGERAQEQGLSDQAEALFDKAAEYWKQAIRIAPNNYIEAQNWLKTTGRSEIDVFF, encoded by the coding sequence ATGCCTAGAACACAAAGAAACGATAACTTCATCGATAAGAGTTTTACTGTTATGGCGGATATTTTACTGAAAATCCTGCCTACTAACAAACAATCTAAAGAAGCTTTTGCTTATTATCGCGATGGAATGTCCGCTCAAGCTGAGGGAGAATACGCCGAAGCTTTACAAAACTATGAAGAAGCCTTAAAATTAGAAGAGGATGCCAACGATCGCAGTTATATCCTCTATAATATTGGCTTGATTCACAGTAGCAACGGTGAACACGAAAAAGCATTAGGATACTATCATGAAGCGATCGAGCTTAATCCCAAAATGCCTCAAGCTTTAAATAATATCGCTGTAGTTTATCATTATCAGGGAGAAAGAGCCCAAGAACAAGGTTTATCTGACCAAGCTGAGGCTCTTTTTGATAAAGCAGCTGAATACTGGAAACAAGCTATACGTATCGCCCCTAATAATTATATTGAAGCCCAAAACTGGCTCAAAACTACAGGGCGATCGGAAATCGATGTCTTCTTCTAA
- a CDS encoding cytochrome b6-f complex subunit IV encodes MSILKQPDLSDPKLRAKLAQGMGHNYYGEPAWPNDLLYTFPVVILGTIGLCVGLAVLDPSIIGEPADPFATPLEILPEWYFYPVFQILRVVPNKLLGIAAMASIPLGLMIVPFIEGVNKFQNPFRRPVATAVFLFGTLVTLWLGIGATLPIDKSLTFGLF; translated from the coding sequence ATGTCAATTTTAAAACAACCCGATCTTAGCGATCCTAAGTTGAGAGCTAAATTAGCCCAAGGAATGGGCCATAATTACTATGGTGAACCCGCTTGGCCTAATGACCTTCTCTACACCTTCCCTGTAGTAATCCTAGGAACTATCGGTCTTTGTGTAGGTTTAGCTGTTCTCGATCCTTCGATTATCGGCGAACCTGCTGATCCTTTTGCGACACCTTTAGAAATTCTCCCTGAGTGGTATTTCTATCCTGTGTTCCAAATTTTACGTGTAGTTCCCAATAAACTGTTAGGAATCGCGGCAATGGCTTCTATTCCTCTCGGTTTAATGATAGTACCTTTTATCGAAGGTGTTAACAAGTTCCAAAATCCCTTCCGTCGTCCTGTAGCTACCGCAGTATTTCTCTTCGGTACTCTAGTGACTCTTTGGTTGGGTATTGGCGCTACTTTACCTATCGATAAGTCTCTTACTTTCGGTTTATTCTAA
- the gatC gene encoding Asp-tRNA(Asn)/Glu-tRNA(Gln) amidotransferase subunit GatC yields the protein MIDQEQVKKVALLARLELTPTEESQFTTQLSSILDYFEQLSELNTDGVEPTTRAIELSNITRPDELAQDIEPSAMLNIAPETEEQYFRVPQILNTDEG from the coding sequence ATGATTGATCAAGAACAGGTTAAAAAGGTTGCTTTGTTAGCTCGTTTAGAATTAACTCCCACCGAAGAAAGTCAATTTACTACTCAACTTAGTAGTATTTTAGATTATTTTGAGCAACTAAGTGAGTTAAATACTGATGGAGTTGAACCAACTACTAGGGCGATTGAACTAAGTAATATTACTCGTCCTGATGAATTAGCTCAAGACATCGAACCTTCAGCAATGCTTAATATAGCCCCAGAAACTGAAGAGCAATATTTTCGCGTTCCCCAGATTCTTAATACAGACGAAGGCTAA
- the shc gene encoding squalene--hopene cyclase yields MVLQKDNEQITQLNQAILASQNYLLSQQDPEGYWWAELESNATITAEVVLLYKIWGNDDTKPLHKVEQYLRSQQVASGGWELFYGDGGDLSTSVEAYLALRLLGVNPSDPDLERARQFILQKGGISKTRVFTKFHLALVGCYDWRGVPSIPPWIMLLPNNFPFTIYEMSSWARSSTVPLLIVFDQKPVYQIAPDFNLNELYTEGIDNVRYQFPSKNDWTDLFLWLDKLFKLGESLNLVPLREASLKAAEEWILTRQEVTGDWGGIIPAMLNSMLALRTLGYELNDPIVQRGFKAIDDFTIETPDSYCVQPCVSPVWDTAWVLRALVESGINPDHPALVKGGEWLIEKQILDYGDWQIKNKQGTPGGWAFEFINRFYPDLDDSAVVIMALQSLKLPNEPLKQATLKRGVAWMETMQCRPGGWAAFDLDNDQNWLNYLPYADLKAMIDPNTADVTARVLEMLGCISVTMSPERVNKAIAYLVGQQETDGSWFGRWGVNYIYGTSGALSALALISPEKHRENISKGANWLLSCQNPDGGWGETCRSYDNPNLKGKGNSTASQTAWALIGLLAAQTVTQQSYQPHLSRGVDYLVTTQKPDGTWYEAEFTGTGFPSHFYLKYHYYQQYFPLLALARYQQQGVF; encoded by the coding sequence ATGGTTTTACAAAAAGACAACGAACAGATTACTCAACTTAACCAAGCCATCCTCGCTAGTCAAAATTATCTCCTCTCTCAACAAGATCCCGAGGGTTATTGGTGGGCCGAATTAGAATCAAACGCCACTATTACCGCCGAAGTAGTCCTATTGTACAAGATTTGGGGTAACGACGATACTAAACCTTTACACAAAGTTGAACAATATCTACGTTCCCAGCAAGTAGCTAGTGGAGGATGGGAGTTATTCTACGGAGACGGTGGAGACTTAAGCACTTCAGTAGAAGCTTATCTAGCTTTACGTTTATTAGGCGTAAATCCTTCTGACCCCGACCTAGAACGCGCCCGTCAATTTATTCTACAAAAAGGGGGTATCAGTAAAACCAGAGTCTTTACAAAATTTCACCTAGCCCTAGTAGGCTGTTATGACTGGCGAGGTGTTCCCTCTATTCCCCCCTGGATTATGTTATTACCCAATAACTTCCCCTTTACTATCTATGAGATGTCTAGTTGGGCAAGAAGTAGTACTGTCCCTTTATTAATCGTTTTTGACCAAAAACCTGTATATCAAATCGCTCCTGATTTTAACCTCAATGAACTTTATACAGAGGGTATCGATAATGTTCGTTATCAGTTTCCTAGTAAAAACGATTGGACAGATTTATTTCTCTGGTTAGATAAACTCTTTAAACTCGGCGAGTCTCTCAATTTAGTTCCCTTGCGTGAAGCTAGTCTCAAAGCAGCCGAAGAATGGATTTTAACTCGACAAGAAGTAACGGGAGATTGGGGAGGAATTATTCCGGCTATGCTCAATTCTATGTTAGCTTTACGTACTTTAGGTTATGAGTTAAATGATCCAATTGTACAGCGGGGATTTAAAGCTATCGATGATTTTACCATCGAAACCCCTGATAGTTATTGTGTTCAACCCTGTGTCTCACCTGTTTGGGATACAGCCTGGGTATTGCGCGCTTTGGTTGAATCAGGAATAAACCCCGATCACCCCGCCTTAGTTAAAGGGGGAGAATGGTTAATAGAGAAACAAATCCTTGACTATGGGGATTGGCAAATTAAGAATAAACAAGGTACTCCAGGTGGTTGGGCTTTTGAATTTATCAACCGCTTCTACCCTGATTTAGACGACTCAGCCGTAGTTATCATGGCTTTACAAAGCTTAAAACTACCCAATGAACCCTTAAAACAAGCTACGCTCAAACGGGGTGTGGCGTGGATGGAAACTATGCAGTGTCGCCCTGGTGGTTGGGCAGCTTTTGATCTCGATAATGACCAAAACTGGTTAAATTATCTCCCCTACGCCGATTTAAAAGCGATGATTGATCCTAATACCGCTGATGTTACCGCTAGAGTCTTAGAAATGTTGGGCTGTATCTCTGTGACTATGTCTCCTGAAAGAGTCAATAAAGCGATCGCCTATCTAGTTGGGCAACAAGAGACAGACGGTAGTTGGTTTGGACGTTGGGGAGTCAATTATATTTATGGTACAAGTGGCGCACTCTCAGCCCTAGCCCTAATTTCTCCCGAAAAACACCGCGAGAATATCAGCAAAGGTGCTAACTGGTTACTCAGTTGTCAAAATCCTGATGGAGGTTGGGGAGAAACTTGTCGTAGTTATGACAATCCTAATCTCAAAGGTAAGGGAAACAGCACCGCTTCTCAAACCGCTTGGGCTTTAATTGGTTTACTAGCAGCTCAAACCGTTACGCAACAATCCTACCAACCTCATCTAAGTCGCGGTGTGGATTATCTCGTAACCACTCAAAAACCCGATGGTACTTGGTATGAAGCTGAGTTTACGGGTACAGGATTTCCTAGTCATTTTTACCTAAAATATCATTACTATCAGCAGTATTTTCCTTTATTAGCTCTTGCTCGTTATCAACAGCAAGGGGTTTTCTAG
- a CDS encoding cytochrome b6, whose amino-acid sequence MFSKPVTDSKVYQWFQDRLEIEAISDDITSKYVPPHVNIFYCLGGITLTCFLIQFATGFAMTFYYKPTVAEAFSSVQYIMNEVSFGWLIRSIHRWSASMMVLMMILHVFRVYLTGGFKKPRELTWVTGVVLAVITVSFGVTGYSLPWDQVGYWAVKIVSGVPAAIPIVGDQIVELMRGSPSVGQATLTRFYSLHTFVLPWSIAVFMLLHFLMIRKQGISGPL is encoded by the coding sequence ATGTTTTCCAAACCAGTTACAGACTCAAAAGTATATCAATGGTTTCAAGACCGCTTAGAAATTGAAGCCATCTCCGATGATATCACTAGTAAATACGTTCCCCCTCACGTTAATATTTTCTATTGCTTGGGTGGAATTACCCTTACTTGCTTTTTAATTCAGTTTGCTACTGGCTTCGCGATGACTTTTTACTACAAACCTACAGTTGCTGAAGCCTTTAGTTCTGTGCAGTACATCATGAATGAGGTAAGCTTCGGTTGGTTGATTCGCTCCATCCACCGTTGGTCTGCTAGCATGATGGTATTGATGATGATTCTCCACGTCTTTCGAGTCTATTTGACTGGTGGGTTTAAAAAGCCTCGGGAATTAACTTGGGTAACAGGAGTAGTTTTAGCAGTTATTACCGTTTCTTTTGGTGTAACTGGTTATTCTCTTCCTTGGGACCAAGTTGGTTACTGGGCGGTTAAAATCGTTTCAGGTGTTCCCGCAGCTATACCCATCGTAGGCGATCAGATTGTAGAATTAATGCGTGGTAGTCCTAGTGTTGGACAAGCTACTTTAACCCGTTTTTACAGCTTACATACCTTTGTTTTACCTTGGTCAATCGCTGTGTTCATGCTGTTACACTTCTTAATGATTCGTAAACAAGGTATCTCTGGTCCTTTGTAA